In the Vespula vulgaris chromosome 9, iyVesVulg1.1, whole genome shotgun sequence genome, CCATTTGGTTGACTATCATTAGGTTTATTAGCATTTGGTTGACTATCATTAGGTTTATCACCATTTGGTTGACTATCATTAGGTTTATTACCATTTGGTTGATTATCGCTTTGTCGACAACCACTTGGTTTATTATCTCTTGGTTTTCTATCCTTTGGTTTGTTACCATTTCTTTGACTATCGGTTGGTTTATTACCATTTGATTGACTATCGCTTGGTCGATTGCCACCCTTGGAAGAGAAAAGCTCTGCTCTTGATTGAACTTTCCTAACGTAACGTACTATTTCTGCTTTTGAATTtgcgttattttttattttattatacgccTTACGATGACGTTTACTTCGTAAAGTAGCTTCGTAGTCTTCTAGAACCTTACCATGAgaactattaataatatcatggGCAAATTGTGTAGATAATACAGTATTAGCAAAAAACATTGCATGCGCTACAAAGGAAACCACGTCAACCATATCGACCTTACGGTTTTCCCGATACTTCTCGACGATACGATATCCGTTGAATCCGATACAAGCGACGTTGACAGATATATTACCAATTACTGCTGTATTATACGCTACTCTAGTAGCTAATCCTATATTTTTACCAGTTTGCGCAACTTTTGAAAGTATTGAACTTCCCTTGGTCAATGCAAACCCCATTGTATATCCGGCAACGCTAATCCAGGATGACAGTGCATTTCTGTCTCTAAGACTAACAGATTCTTTATGCGACttacgatcgattaaattatgTATAGATCTGCCAAACATCCAAACACCGCCAAAACTTGTCGCTGTTGTTcctgtttaaaaaaaaattatcccgTTATTCGATTAGAAACGATTTACATTCTAAACATCAAATAATAACGctatgaataatatttgtattaccTGCCAACATGACCATAGGTGCGATAGGAGTAAACCATGACAAAGCAGTAATTCCAAGAGCACCGAAACTTAAAACGCTAGATGCCACATCTATGTGGTTAACGATTTTAGCGTTTAACGAACATACCGGTGAAAAATGAATTGCAAGCAATACTGTAGAACTCTTTTCTGTTATATCTAATTCAAGATCTGCTTCGTAATATCCATTTTTGGGTACTACCATAATGCAAGGGAACAATTTATTATGCGTTAAATAATCGTTCCAATTTAAGTATAATCTTCCATCGTGGTctacatattgtatattatacttttcCTCAAGATTGTCATGTGAACTTACTTTGCTatgatttctaattttaaaaataggaACATACTTAATCTCTCTGTTAGCTGTCTGATTAGATCGTTCTGGTATTTCACACGTAACGTTATATAAGACGCTGCAGAAAATACTCCCATCCGACTCCTTACCATAATTCGTTATTTGATCGTATATCGAAGATACCATTTTGCTTCTATATTGTATTTGTTCGTCGCCGTCAgccgatttttctttattttctggAATACGATCTATCAAGAGATTTGATTTATTcttaacattttctattttataatcattctTTACGTTCATCCTCATAATTACCTAGTGCATACCCAATATATTGACGTAATATGTCGAAATCTTCCGCTTCGTATTTATTCCAATCGGGAAGAAGTTCATAAAATTCCTGTTGTATGGCTTTGGCAATCCTTATCATGTTTTCCTGTTTAAAATAgtacaagaatatatatgaCAAACTatgcgaagaaaataattatattgtacgAGCGTAGCCTatcatctttttataaattaatatctatatttaaaaactgaTAATTATGATCTTATAAATTAGCCGAaccgaaacgataaaaatcgaataatttgCAATAACTTATCGCTAATGCAGTTAAAATGTgcattgtttattttaatttcaaatttaaatcatataatgaaaattatatttacccTTATATCGTTGGCTACGTCGATCGACATTATATCGGCTTTACAACTGCGAAGTAAACTACGAAATAAACGGGGAATTATCTGAGCTTATCTTAAGTTATGcatgattatatataacattacgCATTGCCAACAgcgatagaaatttatatagaaagattTTCTTACTTGCGGATTAATTACCACGGGAACGAATGACGAACGTTTCGTATATAGCCAAAATTTCAAGGTTCTTGTATCTAACCTGATCCAAGCTATTTATTAATAGTTGCTAATAATCCGGCTGCACGCTACACGGGTTTTAACGAAATGATCTGTACAAATTTTGAGAGTAGGTTCTAgggatcgaaataaaaaatacccTATGGACGTTGATTCGAAATTATCAATCATCAATCTGatacagaagaagaaagcCAAACGCTTTAACGTGATCGTTTCTTTAGGCATTGCAAGAAAATTTCGAATCGTCGTAACTTCAGCAGTAAACGATTCGTAGGACATTTTTGATTTGTTCAAGCCTTCGAAATTAATACCCAAAGTTCGTATCCTATACATTTGTACAAATCATACGTTCCtctagatatatacgtattatatacaaCACGCATCTCGTTACGATTTGAAATAACAAGAGATAAAACCATTGTTGGATTTCTTTtgtagtttaaaaaaaagaaactcttcGGTGttgacaataaaaaatttattatccttGCTAAGCTTGACGAgtcatttttgtatttttaaaaattacaaaggTTGCCAACTTGCAGCgacaaaaagtaaagaagaaatctgCACAAATGATTTCAATAAAATGACAAacatcgattaattataatagtattatatttcaaataatgaGTGTACGTGTTTGTATACGCAGAAAGTAAATTAGTCATCATTAATTCGTTTTAAATACGTCGAGAACGATCGAAAGTAACGTTTGAGTTTCCTGTAATTTGATTGGTCCTCAATCAGCTATGCTCGAGAACGAACTGTAATTTAACTTTGCCCTATATTTGTcttctatttataataattaatttctatgagTATTACGCgaatattatgtaattataatcgAATTGTGCATcggtaaatttattaaataacaaaatacactttcctttcatcttcttcgATAGTAGGATTATATACCCCGCCAAAAAATTAACATAAGAACGTTATGACCGGCTACGACCGTTGCACGCAGTGtgcaaaatatacataaaaatagataaataaagaaataaatatttgttatcgcGTTTGACTTGtacattttcttcgacgaGTAATTATAATCGTTTGTTGAATTAGCGATTAAGCGGACTTATCGTTACCATAGAACCATAGACAAGTTGGAAAGTGGTAAAtacatctatatttttatatttagttttattattaattaaaaatattagtaaTTTTAAGTAATATGTACCTATTTACGACTCTCTTAATCTCCAAGTCTCGTCAACAAGTATAATTTTCGAATtactctttaatttttatatgaaattttacagatattattacaaaatggcaattttatatttctggATTTTTATGTTgacattaattttaaatcaagCGAACTCAACGACGCTATTTAGCTGGTTATGGGGTACAAGTACGGACGATACAAACGTTTTGGTTGCCGATGGCGTACCTTTGATATCGATACCATACGAAACTATGACAGAGGATGAAAAGTTTCTGCAAGAAGCTGCAAAGTTTACAGATATTCAAGCTTCGTCCCCTTTAAAAACTTGTCAACataaagtaattataaaaataagaacttCTTGCTACGATATGACCGAAGAACAGCTTGCTAAATTGAGCGTCAATCTGTTGAATTGTCAATCGGCagtagaaggaagaaaaatgtttccttGTACGGAAGAGAtggtaaaaattttcttttaatttttcttttaacagtcgtttaataattattttattaattattgactacttacaaatataatacttcAATACTTTAGTCTCAATCCTTGTCTTAGCATGGTAGCAGTATTGCCATACCCTTTGAGAAGTGGTTTTATACAAGTTCAAACCTGCATATTCCCCCTCCCATTTCAAATATGCAGGGACCTCCTCAAAGATTCTGTAGTTGACACAGTATGGAGTACAGTATCCCTGTATGAAGAAACCTATTTCTCTAGATCCAATAGAgctgtattattttttgttataacatGGCgaaattaacaatatattaatttgtttcttctttttgttttgtttttatcatacagaatattgcaaaatatacGATAGAAGATATGTAAATGTTAATACAAGCAAAAGTGGTGTCTTCAAACCTTACGCAAGTAAGATACTTACAATTattttgtgtttttctttAGTCTCTTAAACAATGCACGACAGATATGGATGCAGATATGTGGAATGCATATCATTTGATGAGTAATAGGGCTCGAGCGGTTTGTTATACGGCTCGAAGTACGCAATTTCGTGCTCTGACCGAATTAACGGTCAATAAATTGATGCAAACTGCACATTCGCAAATTAAAACGTTAATGTCTTTGAAGGTGTGCATAAGTAGAATACTTTTTGGACGTTCAAAAAGAcacgattaatatattttgtgaTTTAAAAATAGGAAAGTCAGGATCGTTTGATGGATCGAACGAGCGAAGCGTTATCTTCCTTGTCGGACGGCAATAAAGCATTATTACTACAACAACAAAATCTGAAGGACGCTCAAACGACCGCTCACAAATTGGTGACTACTAATCTTAGAAATTTAAACAACGAAAAAGCATTGATCCGTCTAGGTCACGCTCAACTTGCGACCATGGTGGAAGatgtgaaagagaaattagGTAAATGGATattattccaattattttcatttttacttaatataataaaagaagtaataataaattgtaaacgcgttgaaacgatattttaaagagagagCAGGCGAAGAACTTGTTAAACAATCTACGGTGCGTGGAGAGAGTCATAAGGAAATATTAAACGACTTGACAAACGTACGAAATCAAGCACAATTAATTTGGGAAAAGATAGAGTCTAGTACAACCCTTATACTCGATCAGCACCGGGAAGCTGCCGAACAGTACGAACAAATGATGGAGAAATTGGCACGTATCAATGACACTATTCAGTTTATCTCCAATGTAACTAATAAAATGCGTACAGAAATAGAACAGAACATTCATCAAGTCGATTGGATTATGGATTATATCGGCGATACTGGTATGTCAaagtaacaattttttattacgtaataatatcgattaccGTATTTCTATTAACGTTTAACTATAGAAAAATTGGAAAATCCTTTTCAGGGGAACGATTACAAAGAGTATATCGTACAGTTTTGCATATTCTATATCTATTGATTGCCATGATAACTGCTGCATTTCTGAATGCACCGTTTTGGACCAGAGCGGCTATAATGGGCATTATACCTTTAAATCtttgttcttatttaaaaCACGGTTTGGAGGCTTGCCTTGATTTTCCTTCTATCACagcattaatatttttaataacaatgagTAAGTAAACTTCAAAACAAATACACGATATGTACATCCAAATACGCAACACACGACACGCATACagagatattataaataattcataatcaTCACCGCTTTAACGTTATAATGTTACATTTTTGTTCCAGTGCATTTTTTAATGAGTGGCatacaatatatttgtaaatccAAATTTCAAAATTCTGAACCAGTAAGATTGATTAATACGAATGGATTATCTAATGGTAATACTCGCATTTACGAATCACCTTCCGATTCCAATTCCATTCAAACAACGTTCATAGGTTCCGTAATAAAAACGACAGTTCgcaattttttcattactatacttaataaaataaatggttTAAAaggtttgtttttgtttctataatatttttaataactaattaataataaacaccGTGCTCGTATCCATttgtaattatgaaaaattgtaatataccATGTATTTCTATTGTTGTAGAAAAAACTTCAAATTTGATTCAATCGGTAGCCTCGTGGAGTCGACAAAATTTGTCCGCGCAAGAGCAGCTTTCTTGTTCGTATATACCGGCAAAAAAGTCGCACGAAGATATTTATGACTACGATTATCCTGATATGTCCGATGATTTTTCTCCGGGAGATGTACCTAACAAATCTAACGATAGCTATAATGTCACTAACgatgtaaataatttcataaatacaAACGATCTCAGATATCGCTTAAAAGGAGTAAAGGAGTTTGTTGCTACAaccgaacaaaaaaatttgtctatAAACTCGTCCAGAAGGTGAGTTTTGATAACATAAGTATAAACATTTGTTGGATCAATGATGCGCACacgcgtatatgtatatatatatatatatatatattaatggaATTGTCTGTACCCGTAGCAGTAGCCCAGTACCACGTATGTTGTGTAACGGATTAACGCGAAGCGGGAAGAGATGTCGTTTGTTTGCAACTGTTGGTCGTGAGTTCTGTTCTCGTCATTCTACCGGTACGTCCATTATTAccgattaatatattttaataaaaataataattttataaaattata is a window encoding:
- the LOC127066029 gene encoding uncharacterized protein LOC127066029 is translated as MSIDVANDIRENMIRIAKAIQQEFYELLPDWNKYEAEDFDILRQYIGYALDRIPENKEKSADGDEQIQYRSKMVSSIYDQITNYGKESDGSIFCSVLYNVTCEIPERSNQTANREIKYVPIFKIRNHSKVSSHDNLEEKYNIQYVDHDGRLYLNWNDYLTHNKLFPCIMVVPKNGYYEADLELDITEKSSTVLLAIHFSPVCSLNAKIVNHIDVASSVLSFGALGITALSWFTPIAPMVMLAGTTATSFGGVWMFGRSIHNLIDRKSHKESVSLRDRNALSSWISVAGYTMGFALTKGSSILSKVAQTGKNIGLATRVAYNTAVIGNISVNVACIGFNGYRIVEKYRENRKVDMVDVVSFVAHAMFFANTVLSTQFAHDIINSSHGKVLEDYEATLRSKRHRKAYNKIKNNANSKAEIVRYVRKVQSRAELFSSKGGNRPSDSQSNGNKPTDSQRNGNKPKDRKPRDNKPSGCRQSDNQPNGNKPNDSQPNGDKPNDSQPNANKPNDSQPNGNKLSDRKARDNKPNDSQRNANNPKDREPRDNKPSGCRQSDNQSNGNKPNDSQPNGDKPNDGQPNANKPNDSQPNGNKPSDRKARDKPNDSQRNDNKPRDSRLSGSQLNGTNANNEIKSGSLRNCGTKNKITKNTSFARDKIYVANSFILDPKEFINNFEKLHGLSEISYSFLRSIDVSVISLTGKLLKVLTHYYKYCPLFSSLNAIPEFKMLLHEMQSVHDAEMMLDRIFFLSMKMLTRCKRRISWEADLIKIAYVLWRYGKVHAKRRLREMDREIESKIMFTLFYFIYENFEELSTIFSNALNVYLNNSERKMYYYGT
- the LOC127066220 gene encoding protein brambleberry-like isoform X2 gives rise to the protein MAILYFWIFMLTLILNQANSTTLFSWLWGTSTDDTNVLVADGVPLISIPYETMTEDEKFLQEAAKFTDIQASSPLKTCQHKVIIKIRTSCYDMTEEQLAKLSVNLLNCQSAVEGRKMFPCTEEMSLKQCTTDMDADMWNAYHLMSNRARAVCYTARSTQFRALTELTVNKLMQTAHSQIKTLMSLKESQDRLMDRTSEALSSLSDGNKALLLQQQNLKDAQTTAHKLVTTNLRNLNNEKALIRLGHAQLATMVEDVKEKLERAGEELVKQSTVRGESHKEILNDLTNVRNQAQLIWEKIESSTTLILDQHREAAEQYEQMMEKLARINDTIQFISNVTNKMRTEIEQNIHQVDWIMDYIGDTGERLQRVYRTVLHILYLLIAMITAAFLNAPFWTRAAIMGIIPLNLCSYLKHGLEACLDFPSITALIFLITMMHFLMSGIQYICKSKFQNSEPVRLINTNGLSNGNTRIYESPSDSNSIQTTFIGSVIKTTVRNFFITILNKINGLKEKTSNLIQSVASWSRQNLSAQEQLSCSYIPAKKSHEDIYDYDYPDMSDDFSPGDVPNKSNDSYNVTNDVNNFINTNDLRYRLKGVKEFVATTEQKNLSINSSRSSPVPRMLCNGLTRSGKRCRLFATVGREFCSRHSTGTSIITD
- the LOC127066220 gene encoding protein brambleberry-like isoform X3 translates to MAILYFWIFMLTLILNQANSTTLFSWLWGTSTDDTNVLVADGVPLISIPYETMTEDEKFLQEAAKFTDIQASSPLKTCQHKVIIKIRTSCYDMTEEQLAKLSVNLLNCQSAVEGRKMFPCTEEMSLKQCTTDMDADMWNAYHLMSNRARAVCYTARSTQFRALTELTVNKLMQTAHSQIKTLMSLKESQDRLMDRTSEALSSLSDGNKALLLQQQNLKDAQTTAHKLVTTNLRNLNNEKALIRLGHAQLATMVEDVKEKLERAGEELVKQSTVRGESHKEILNDLTNVRNQAQLIWEKIESSTTLILDQHREAAEQYEQMMEKLARINDTIQFISNVTNKMRTEIEQNIHQVDWIMDYIGDTGERLQRVYRTVLHILYLLIAMITAAFLNAPFWTRAAIMGIIPLNLCSYLKHGLEACLDFPSITALIFLITMMHFLMSGIQYICKSKFQNSEPVRLINTNGLSNGNTRIYESPSDSNSIQTTFIGSVIKTTVRNFFITILNKINGLKEKTSNLIQSVASWSRQNLSAQEQLSCSYIPAKKSHEDIYDYDYPDMSDDFSPGDVPNKSNDSYNVTNDVNNFINTNDLRYRLKGVKEFVATTEQKNLSINSSRSSSPVPRMLCNGLTRSGKRCRLFATVGREFCSRHSTDSE
- the LOC127066220 gene encoding protein brambleberry-like isoform X1 yields the protein MAILYFWIFMLTLILNQANSTTLFSWLWGTSTDDTNVLVADGVPLISIPYETMTEDEKFLQEAAKFTDIQASSPLKTCQHKVIIKIRTSCYDMTEEQLAKLSVNLLNCQSAVEGRKMFPCTEEMSLKQCTTDMDADMWNAYHLMSNRARAVCYTARSTQFRALTELTVNKLMQTAHSQIKTLMSLKESQDRLMDRTSEALSSLSDGNKALLLQQQNLKDAQTTAHKLVTTNLRNLNNEKALIRLGHAQLATMVEDVKEKLERAGEELVKQSTVRGESHKEILNDLTNVRNQAQLIWEKIESSTTLILDQHREAAEQYEQMMEKLARINDTIQFISNVTNKMRTEIEQNIHQVDWIMDYIGDTGERLQRVYRTVLHILYLLIAMITAAFLNAPFWTRAAIMGIIPLNLCSYLKHGLEACLDFPSITALIFLITMMHFLMSGIQYICKSKFQNSEPVRLINTNGLSNGNTRIYESPSDSNSIQTTFIGSVIKTTVRNFFITILNKINGLKEKTSNLIQSVASWSRQNLSAQEQLSCSYIPAKKSHEDIYDYDYPDMSDDFSPGDVPNKSNDSYNVTNDVNNFINTNDLRYRLKGVKEFVATTEQKNLSINSSRSSSPVPRMLCNGLTRSGKRCRLFATVGREFCSRHSTGTSIITD
- the LOC127066220 gene encoding protein brambleberry-like isoform X4, with protein sequence MDADMWNAYHLMSNRARAVCYTARSTQFRALTELTVNKLMQTAHSQIKTLMSLKESQDRLMDRTSEALSSLSDGNKALLLQQQNLKDAQTTAHKLVTTNLRNLNNEKALIRLGHAQLATMVEDVKEKLERAGEELVKQSTVRGESHKEILNDLTNVRNQAQLIWEKIESSTTLILDQHREAAEQYEQMMEKLARINDTIQFISNVTNKMRTEIEQNIHQVDWIMDYIGDTGERLQRVYRTVLHILYLLIAMITAAFLNAPFWTRAAIMGIIPLNLCSYLKHGLEACLDFPSITALIFLITMMHFLMSGIQYICKSKFQNSEPVRLINTNGLSNGNTRIYESPSDSNSIQTTFIGSVIKTTVRNFFITILNKINGLKEKTSNLIQSVASWSRQNLSAQEQLSCSYIPAKKSHEDIYDYDYPDMSDDFSPGDVPNKSNDSYNVTNDVNNFINTNDLRYRLKGVKEFVATTEQKNLSINSSRSSSPVPRMLCNGLTRSGKRCRLFATVGREFCSRHSTGTSIITD